One genomic segment of Longimicrobiaceae bacterium includes these proteins:
- a CDS encoding pentapeptide repeat-containing protein — MGIVQRAFGVVNGLRPAGSAAAAAVRSSVTREEVDRTLSAGGARSLAGMDLTGLELDGADLSGVNMTGTVLRGTRLAGANLAGADLSGTCLCGADLSGANLSGANLRDANCIRTGSHDAVNLSGADLSAADLTGADLTRANLRDAVLTGAVLEEASLHLADLRDAKLPRARLAGANLRHAELDDADFAGADLSTADLARARARGTGFRSARLSRANLCGAALDGADLAGADLTEANLEGASLRGANLRGAVLARAELDEAVLEGADTGGTDFTGAYHHRAPA; from the coding sequence ATGGGAATCGTACAACGTGCGTTCGGGGTGGTGAACGGGCTTCGGCCCGCGGGGAGCGCGGCGGCCGCCGCGGTGCGCTCGTCGGTGACCCGCGAAGAGGTGGACCGTACGCTCTCGGCAGGGGGCGCGCGCAGCCTGGCGGGAATGGACCTGACGGGGCTGGAGCTGGACGGCGCGGACCTCTCGGGCGTGAACATGACCGGCACGGTGCTGCGCGGCACGCGGCTCGCCGGCGCGAACCTGGCGGGCGCGGACCTGAGCGGCACCTGCCTGTGCGGGGCCGACCTGAGCGGCGCGAACCTGAGCGGGGCCAACCTGCGCGACGCCAACTGCATCCGCACCGGGAGCCACGACGCCGTGAACCTGTCCGGCGCCGACCTTTCCGCCGCGGACCTCACGGGCGCGGACCTCACACGCGCCAACCTGCGCGACGCCGTGCTCACCGGCGCGGTGCTGGAGGAGGCGAGCCTGCACCTGGCCGACCTGCGTGACGCCAAGCTGCCGCGGGCCCGCCTGGCCGGCGCCAACCTGCGCCACGCCGAGCTGGACGACGCGGACTTCGCCGGCGCGGACCTCTCCACGGCGGACCTGGCGCGGGCGCGGGCGCGGGGCACGGGCTTCCGCAGCGCGCGGCTGTCGCGCGCGAACCTGTGCGGCGCCGCGCTGGACGGGGCCGACCTGGCAGGCGCGGACCTTACGGAAGCGAACCTGGAGGGCGCCAGCCTCCGCGGCGCCAACCTGCGCGGCGCCGTCCTCGCCCGCGCGGAGCTGGACGAAGCCGTCCTGGAAGGCGCGGACACAGGCGGCACCGACTTCACCGGCGCCTACCACCACCGCGCCCCGGCCTGA
- the apaG gene encoding Co2+/Mg2+ efflux protein ApaG, whose product MLFHRITEGIRVTAQPRYLAERSDPDEERYVFTYRMRIENVGDTPATLLWRHWYIHDAEAGDSEVEGEGVVGEQPTLVPGGVHEYESFCVLEAPEGHMEGSYEFVRPDGTTFRAAIPRFLLRTYSD is encoded by the coding sequence ATGTTGTTCCACCGCATCACCGAAGGCATCCGCGTCACCGCGCAGCCGCGCTACCTGGCCGAGCGGTCCGACCCGGACGAGGAGCGCTACGTCTTCACGTACCGCATGCGCATCGAGAACGTGGGCGACACGCCGGCCACGCTGCTGTGGCGGCACTGGTACATCCACGACGCGGAAGCGGGCGACAGCGAGGTCGAGGGCGAGGGCGTGGTGGGCGAGCAGCCCACGCTGGTTCCCGGCGGCGTGCACGAGTACGAGAGCTTCTGCGTGCTGGAGGCGCCGGAGGGGCACATGGAGGGCTCGTACGAGTTCGTGCGTCCGGACGGCACCACCTTCCGGGCCGCGATCCCCCGCTTCCTCCTCCGCACGTACTCGGATTGA